TGGAGGCCGTCGAGCGCCTGGTCGCCGTGCAGGGGCAGGACATCGACGCGCCGTACATCGGGCTGTGGTCGCGCCTGGCCTCCTTCACCCAGTCCGACCTGGCCGCGCTGCTGTACGGGAAGCAGGTGGTGCGGGGATCGCTGCTGCGCGTCACCCAGCATCTGGTCTCGGCCGACGACTACCTGTGGATCCGGCCGCTGCTGCAGGCGATGTTCTCGCGCAGGCAGGGGGCATGGAACCGGATGATGCGGGACGTCGACGTGGAGGAGCTGACCAAGCTCTCCCGCGAGCACCTGGCCGGTCGCACGCTCACCCGGTCGCAGCTGCGCGACCTGCTGCACGAGCGGTGGCCCTCGGCGGACGCGGCGGCGCTGGGGTGGTCGGCGCAGGCGCTGGTGCCGGTCGTGCACACGCCGCCGAACGGCATCTGGGGGAGGCGCGGGGCCACGCCGTTCGCGCTCGCCGAGGAGTGGCTCGGGCGGTCCCTGGAGGCGGCGCCGTCCGTGGAGCGGCTGGTGGTGCGGTATCTGGCGGCGTTCGGGCCGGCGAGCGTCATGGACATGCAGATGTGGTCGGGGCTGACGCGGCTGCGGTCAGTGGTGGAAGAGATGCCGTTGTTACGGAAATTTCATGACATCGAGGGTCGTGTCCTTTATGACCTCCCGGATGCTCCGCTGGCCGCC
This window of the Nonomuraea helvata genome carries:
- a CDS encoding winged helix DNA-binding domain-containing protein codes for the protein EAVERLVAVQGQDIDAPYIGLWSRLASFTQSDLAALLYGKQVVRGSLLRVTQHLVSADDYLWIRPLLQAMFSRRQGAWNRMMRDVDVEELTKLSREHLAGRTLTRSQLRDLLHERWPSADAAALGWSAQALVPVVHTPPNGIWGRRGATPFALAEEWLGRSLEAAPSVERLVVRYLAAFGPASVMDMQMWSGLTRLRSVVEEMPLLRKFHDIEGRVLYDLPDAPLAAEDVPAPVRFLPWFDNLVVAFHDRSRLMTADQRKAICVGAVIYPTFLVDGTVGGMWDLKNGVLTVEPFRPLPDGVMEELAVEGARLMAFAGVEEGSIAWLPPRSSTTI